From Spodoptera frugiperda isolate SF20-4 chromosome 27, AGI-APGP_CSIRO_Sfru_2.0, whole genome shotgun sequence, a single genomic window includes:
- the LOC118263771 gene encoding lipoyl synthase, mitochondrial yields MAHHDFQRCKHTSKLDAIREKLREGPGFADFVSEDRPKDWEDYEGKLKREKGEAERLRLPPWLKTTIPTGSKFSGIKKQLRELKLSTVCEEARCPNIGECWSGGKHGTSTATIMLMGDTCTRGCMFCSVKTSRRPPPLDPLEPRNTAHAINQWGLGYIVLTSVDRDDLPDGGSAHFAETVREIKRQNKDILVECLVPDFRGNRDCIQTIAECGLDVFAHNIETVERLTPFVRDPRAGYRQTLKVLQTAKEVNPDLITKSSIMLGLGETDAQVEQTMKDLREAGVDCLTLGQYMQPTKRHLKVFEYVTPAKFKEWEVRGNELGFLYTASGPLVRSSYRAGEFFITSLLKDRKAKSL; encoded by the exons ATGGCCCATCATGAC TTCCAGAGgtgcaaacatacaagtaaGCTCGATGCTATTCGAGAGAAACTGCGGGAAGGTCCCGGCTTTGCCGATTTTGTGTCTGAAGACCGTCCTAAAGACTGGGAGGATTATGAAGGCAAATTGAAGAGAGAAAAAGGAGAAGCGGAAAGATTGAGGCTGCCTCCCTGGTTGAAAACCACTATACCTACTG GGTCAAAGTTCAGTGGGATAAAGAAGCAGCTTCGTGAGTTGAAACTGAGCACAGTGTGTGAGGAAGCACGCTGCCCTAACATCGGGGAGTGCTGGAGCGGGGGCAAACATGGCACATCTACAGCTACTATAATG TTGATGGGCGACACGTGCACCCGAGGCTGCATGTTCTGCTCAGTGAAGACGTCCCGCCGGCCGCCGCCGCTGGACCCGCTCGAGCCACGCAACACCGCGCACGCAATCAACCAGTGGGGGCTCGGGTACATCGTGCTCACCTCCGTCGATAGAGACG ACTTGCCCGATGGTGGATCTGCTCATTTCGCTGAAACTGTAAGGGAAATCAAAAGACA GAATAAGGACATCCTGGTGGAATGTCTAGTGCCAGACTTCAGAGGTAACCGGGATTGTATTCAGACCATAGCGGAGTGCGGGCTGGACGTGTTTGCACATAACATAGAGACGGTCGAGCGACTCACACCCTTCGTCAGGGATCCTAGAGCTGG ATATCGTCAGACTCTGAAGGTACTGCAGACAGCCAAGGAAGTGAACCCGGACCTAATAACCAAGTCCTCGATCATGCTGGGACTTGGCGAGACTGACGCGCAAGTCGAACAAACTATGAAAG aCCTTCGCGAGGCGGGTGTCGACTGTCTAACATTAGGCCAATACATGCAGCCAACAAAACGACATCTAAAAGTCTTTGAATACGTCACTCCGGCTAAATTCAAGGAGTGGGAGGTCCGGGGCAATGAACTCGGGTTCCTGTATACCGCCAGTGGACCTCTCGTCAGGTCCTCATACAGAGCTGGAGAGTTCTTCATCACCAGCTTACTCAAAGACAGGAAGGCGAAAAGTTTGTGA
- the LOC118263586 gene encoding uncharacterized protein LOC118263586, translating into MRSSGLVLFACAGLLLSGGAILGGSVAWSLLRMSYYFWTTDLGVELSSSIMFLAGALLCLPTCWLATVVPYHVKSLSLTATLMALVSVAMVMLSVGLASISGLSRALREPAMINSSMLRAMAIDTFDPAVRSSFAAMQIELRCCGVQSFADWYQHRRTLPPACCGRVWNGKRGDMCDAPYSVGCLRPALAELRYFTYSLSALSSAIVVVMAVTLFAAAYTMVTGVVERGEVLRSYKAPQPLRIACLAHPPHGLAPHGLPAHALHAPHPHAPLVALTSPAAMPHDNPI; encoded by the exons ATGAGAAGCAGCGGTCTGGTGTTGTTCGCGTGTGCTGGCCTGCTGCTT AGTGGTGGTGCGATCCTAGGCGGGTCGGTAGCATGGAGCCTGCTACGCATGTCATACTACTTCTGGACGACTGACCTGGGCGTGGAGCTGAGCTCCAGCATCATGTTCCTGGCGGGCGCGCTGCTGTGCCTGCCCACCTGCTGGCTCGCCACGGTCGTGCCCTACCACGTCAAGTCCTTGTCTTTGACGGCCACG TTGATGGCGTTAGTGAGCGTGGCGATGGTGATGCTGTCGGTGGGGTTGGCGTCGATCTCGGGGCTGTCGCGCGCGCTGCGGGAGCCGGCCATGATCAACAGCAGCATGCTGCGGGCCATGGCCATCGACACCTTCGACCCCGCCGTCAGGAGCTCCTTCGCCGCTATGCAGATTGAG CTGAGATGTTGCGGCGTGCAGTCGTTCGCCGACTGGTACCAGCACCGCCGCACGCTGCCGCCTGCCTGCTGCGGACGGGTGTGGAATGGAAAG CGCGGCGACATGTGCGACGCGCCGTACAGTGTGGGCTGCCTGCGGCCCGCGCTCGCCGAGCTCCGGTACTTCACCTACTCCCTCTCTGCATTGTCCTCCGCCATCGTAGTCGTCATG GCAGTAACTCTATTCGCGGCCGCGTACACCATGGTGACGGGCGTGGTGGAGCGCGGCGAGGTGCTGCGGTCGTACAAGGCGCCGCAGCCGCTGCGCATCGCGTGCCTGGCGCACCCGCCGCACGGCCTGGCGCCGCACGGCCTGCCCGCGCACGCGCTGCACGCGCCGCACCCGCACGCGCCGCTCGTCGCGCTCACGTCCCCCGCCGCCATGCCGCACGACAACCCcatataa